The Streptomyces sp. B3I8 nucleotide sequence CGGCCTCCAGTTGGTCGGTCAGGACCGACTTGGAGTCGTGCAGCAGCCGTCCGACGAGCGTGGACTTGCCGTCGTCGACCGAACCGGCCGTGGCGAACCGCAGCAGGGTGGTCTCGGGGAGCTCCGTGAGGTCCGCGGGTTCCGTGGTGGTGGTCATGGCTAGAAGTACCCCTCGCGCTTGCGGTCCTCCATCGCGGCCTCCGACAGCTTGTCGTCGGCGCGGGTGGCACCGCGTTCGGTGAGCCGGGAGGCGGCGATCTCGGTGATCACCTTCTCGATGGTGTCGGCGTCGGAGTCGACCGCTCCGGTGCAGGACATGTCACCGACGGTGCGGTAGCGGACCTGCCGCTTCTGAACCGTCTCGCCCCCCTTGGGCCCGCCCCACTCACCGGCGGTCAGCCACATGCCGTTGCGGGCGAACACCTCGCGCTCGTGGGCGAAGTAGATCTGCGGCAGCTCGATGCGCTCGCGGGCGATGTACTGCCACACGTCCAGCTCGGTCCAGTTGGACAGCGGGAAGACGCGGACATGCTCGCCGGGCGCGTGGCGGCCGTTGTACAGGTTCCACAGCTCGGGGCGCTGGCGGCGCGGGTCCCACTGGGAGAACTCGTCCCGCAGGGAGAACACGCGTTCCTTCGCCCGCGCCTTCTCCTCGTCCCTGCGCCCGCCGCCGAAGACGGCGTCGAACCTCTCGCTCTGGATCTTCTCGGTGAGCGGGACGATCTGCAGTGGGTTGCGGGTGCCGTCCGGGCGCTCCTTCAGCACCCCCCGGTCGATGTAGTCCTGCACCGAGGCGACATGCAGGCGCAGCCGGTGCCGCTCCACCGCCCGGTCGCGGTAGGCGAGGACCTCGGGGAAGTTGTGACCGGTGTCCACATGGAGCAGGGAGAACGGCACGGGGGCGGGGGTGAACGCCTTCAGCGCCAGGTGGAGCATCAGGATGGAGTCCTTGCCACCGGAGAAGAGGATCACCGGCCGTTCGAACTCGCCCGCCACCTCGCGGAAGATGTGCACCGCCTCGGACTCCAGCGCGTCCAGGTGCGAGAGCGCGTACGGGCTGTCGGTCTCCTCGGTGACGGAGGCGACGGTCGTCATGCCAGACCCCTTTCGGCGAGCAGCTGGTGGACGGCGGCGGCGGACTCCACGACGGTCTGGGTGTGCGACTCGATGCGCAGATCGGGCGCGACGGGCTCCTCGTACGGGTCGTCCACACCCGTCAGCCCGGAGATCTCACCGGCGGCCTGCTTGGCGTACAGGCCCTTCA carries:
- the cysD gene encoding sulfate adenylyltransferase subunit CysD; its protein translation is MTTVASVTEETDSPYALSHLDALESEAVHIFREVAGEFERPVILFSGGKDSILMLHLALKAFTPAPVPFSLLHVDTGHNFPEVLAYRDRAVERHRLRLHVASVQDYIDRGVLKERPDGTRNPLQIVPLTEKIQSERFDAVFGGGRRDEEKARAKERVFSLRDEFSQWDPRRQRPELWNLYNGRHAPGEHVRVFPLSNWTELDVWQYIARERIELPQIYFAHEREVFARNGMWLTAGEWGGPKGGETVQKRQVRYRTVGDMSCTGAVDSDADTIEKVITEIAASRLTERGATRADDKLSEAAMEDRKREGYF